One segment of Thermosinus carboxydivorans Nor1 DNA contains the following:
- a CDS encoding DUF4264 family protein has product MNEELGVKGKLEIVASKTFAANAVLVDVVDFLNKSLKKDGYIFGVSKSGEKMTIVIYEAE; this is encoded by the coding sequence TTGAATGAAGAACTTGGTGTCAAAGGAAAGCTCGAAATTGTCGCCAGCAAAACCTTTGCCGCGAACGCCGTTTTAGTAGATGTTGTCGACTTTTTGAATAAGTCGTTAAAGAAGGACGGGTACATTTTTGGCGTCAGTAAATCGGGTGAAAAAATGACTATTGTAATTTACGAAGCCGAATAA
- the pduL gene encoding phosphate propanoyltransferase, which produces MSNFKIPVGVSGRHVHVTREHLDILYGKGYQLRPMKELSQPGQYAAHETVDLVTEKGTFKNVRILGPERKKSQVEVALTDAIKLGINPPVRDSGDLTGSPGVTLVGPQGSVKLEEGVIIAWRHIHMTPADAEKFGLKDKDFVRVRSGGDRAVVFENVLVRVHEEFKLEMHIDTDEGNAAMLKTGDLVEILK; this is translated from the coding sequence ATGTCCAATTTTAAAATTCCCGTCGGCGTATCGGGCCGTCATGTTCATGTTACCCGCGAACATTTAGACATTCTTTACGGCAAAGGGTATCAATTGCGGCCCATGAAAGAACTGTCTCAACCCGGACAATATGCTGCTCACGAGACGGTAGATCTGGTAACGGAAAAAGGTACCTTTAAAAATGTTCGCATCTTGGGGCCGGAGCGCAAAAAGTCGCAGGTCGAAGTTGCTCTTACCGATGCCATAAAACTAGGCATCAATCCTCCGGTACGCGACTCGGGCGACTTAACGGGCTCACCCGGTGTTACTCTTGTTGGCCCTCAGGGATCTGTAAAGCTGGAAGAAGGGGTAATTATCGCGTGGCGCCATATCCACATGACGCCGGCAGACGCTGAAAAGTTTGGTCTTAAAGATAAAGATTTCGTTCGCGTCCGCAGCGGCGGCGATCGGGCGGTTGTTTTCGAAAACGTTCTTGTTCGTGTCCATGAAGAATTTAAGCTCGAAATGCATATTGACACCGATGAGGGCAACGCTGCTATGCTCAAAACGGGAGATCTAGTCGAAATCCTAAAGTAA